From Rhodamnia argentea isolate NSW1041297 chromosome 10, ASM2092103v1, whole genome shotgun sequence, a single genomic window includes:
- the LOC115739170 gene encoding protein NLP8 produces MEYPFSSKEKGMGYWIPPGLQADSSASLDNGARNSILEDPFGNFSDLMNFEGYAGLCNSPSTTEQILASYGLPISPSAPYGSLDMMNFVEQSSFYYPDHGGVSNAVGSSSTCVDRLAFQQADSQLDYQLDSNDQSDSGAKQGEGALGRLGISGVANNAISRPLARSLDEKMLRALSLFKEYSGGGILAQVWVPIKLGDQYVLSTCEQPYLLDKMLEGYREVSRTFTFSAEGKPGTFLGLPGRVFTSKVPEWTSNVMYYNNSEYLRVKHAVHHNIRGSIALPVFDCTDKSCCAVLELVTMKEKANFDLEMEKVCLALQAVNLRTTPPRLLPQCLSRNQRTALAEISDILRAVCHAHRFPLALTWIPCCFSEGAADEIVRIRVRDSSRNANEKCILCIEDTACYVNDKEMQGFVHACAEHYLAEGQGLAGKALQSNHPFFYPDVKAYDINAYPLVHHARRFGLNAAVAIRLRSTFTGDDDYILEFFLPVNIKGSAEQQLLLDNLSRTMQRICKTLRTVSDAELFGTEDSKAELQEVSLPNMSPIPAYRGSHQTVLSNNGTSSTDSRPSNVPTSRRTVSDLPREQVTSVSRRQHEKKQSTAEKTVSLSVLQQYFSGSLKDAAKSIGVCPTTLKRICRQHGISRWPSRKINKVNRSLKKIQTVLDSVQGVEGRLKFDPNTGGFVASGSMIEEFDARNNSFPDKKPAVQNQEASIQEEEKSIPFVCGNNSAIKLEDEYCVGAEHSGPSTSSLHLLNICHGQAKKSSISQIEYRDDSKSTAIDDGIVEHNRPASSSLTDSSYGSGSIMHCSSSSSQSFEEGKHPKERTSSHESGSKVTVKATYKDDTIRFKFEPSTGCFQLYEEVSKRFKLQSGTFQLKYLDDEDEWVMLVSDSDLQECLEIMEYVGTRSVKFLVRDVPAAMGSSGSSNCFLAGCS; encoded by the exons atGGAGTATCCCTTTTCTTCCAAAGAGAAGGGGATGGGTTACTGGATTCCCCCAGGACTGCAGGCGGACAGCTCTGCTTCTTTGGATAATGGTGCAAGAAATTCAATCTTGGAGGATCCTTTTGGGAACTTTTCCGACCTGATGAATTTCGAAGGTTATGCTGGATTATGCAACAGTCCATCTACAACAGAGCAGATACTTGCATCCTATGGGTTGCCGATAAGTCCATCAGCACCGTATGGATCATTAGATATGATGAATTTTGTGGAACAAAGTTCTTTTTACTATCCCGACCATGGCGGGGTTTCGAATGCTGTAGGAAGTTCTTCTACGTGTGTAGACAGGTTGGCATTTCAGCAGGCAGATAGCCAGCTTGATTATCAGTTGGATTCCAATGACCAAAGTGATTCAGGGGCTAAACAAGGTGAAGGTGCCCTTGGACGACTTGGTATTTCTGGTGTGGCTAATAATGCTATATCCAGGCCTCTAGCACGTTCATTAGATGAGAAGATGCTGAGGGCACTCTCCTTGTTCAAGGAGTATTCTGGAGGGGGAATTCTGGCTCAGGTTTGGGTCCCTAtaaagcttggggatcaatatGTCTTAAGCACCTGCGAGCAACCTTATTTACTTGACAAAATGCTAGAAGGATATCGAGAAGTATCCAGAACATTTACCTTCTCAGCCGAGGGGAAACCAGGAACTTTTCTGGGCCTTCCTGGTCGTGTTTTCACGTCGAAAGTTCCAGAGTGGACTTCAAATGTAATGTATTACAATAATAGTGAATATTTACGGGTGAAACATGCAGTTCACCACAATATCCGTGGTTCTATTGCCTTACCAGTTTTTGACTGTACTGACAAGTCCTGCTGTGCGGTGCTGGAACTCGTCACTATGAAAGAAAAAGCCAACTTTGACTTGGAAATGGAGAAAGTGTGCCTTGCCCTCCAG GCTGTAAATTTGAGAACTACGCCGCCGCGGCTTCTTCCGCAG TGCCTATCCAGGAATCAGAGAACTGCCTTGGCTGAAATATCAGATATCTTGCGTGCTGTATGTCATGCGCATAGGTTTCCATTGGCTTTGACATGGATCCCGTGCTGTTTTTCTGAGGGAGCTGCTGATGAAATAGTAAGAATTCGTGTCAGGGATAGTAGCAGAAATGCTAATGAGAAATGCATCTTATGCATTGAGGATACTGCTTGTTATGTGAATGATAAGGAGATGCAAGGATTTGTTCATGCATGTGCGGAGCACTATCTTGCGGAAGGGCAAGGACTAGCTGGAAAAGCACTTCAatcaaatcatccatttttctaCCCTGATGTTAAGGCCTATGACATCAATGCGTATCCTCTCGTCCATCATGCGCGCAGGTTTGGCTTGAATGCTGCTGTTGCAATTAGGCTGAGAAGCACCTTTACAGGTGATGACGATTAcattttggagttttttctACCCGTCAACATAAAAGGAAGTGCAGAGCAACAACTATTGTTGGACAACCTCTCACGTACCATGCAGAGGATTTGTAAAACTTTGAGGACTGTATCAGATGCAGAATTATTCGGTACAGAAGACTCTAAAGCTGAGTTACAGGAAGTATCACTCCCAAACATGTCACCAATTCCCGCTTATAGAGGGAGCCATCAGACAGTTTTATCCAATAATGGCACGTCTTCCACAGATAGTAGACCTTCAAATGTACCTACTTCAAGAAGAACCGTCTCAGATCTTCCTCGAGAGCAG GTGACGAGCGTATCAAGAAGACAGCatgagaaaaagcaaagtacAGCCGAGAAAACAGTGAGTCTGAGTGTTCTCCAGCAGTATTTCTCGGGGAGTCTGAAGGATGCTGCGAAAAGCATTGGTG TTTGCCCCACAACACTGAAAAGGATATGCAGACAACATGGAATTTCAAGATGGCCATCTCGCAAGATAAACAAGGTGAACAGATCGTTGAAGAAAATACAAACTGTGCTCGATTCTGTTCAGGGAGTCGAGGGAAGGTTGAAGTTTGATCCAAACACTGGAGGATTTGTGGCGTCGGGTTCAATGATCGAAGAGTTTGATGCTCGGAATAACTCCTTTCCTGATAAAAAACCAGCAGTGCAAAATCAAGAAGCATCTAtccaagaagaggaaaaatcaaTACCCTTTGTTTGCGGTAATAATTCTGCCATTAAATTGGAAGATGAGTATTGTGTTGGTGCAGAGCACTCGGGGCCCTCAACTTCGAGCTTACATTTGCTCAACATTTGTCATGGGCAAGCGAAGAAATCAAGCATTAGTCAGATTGAATATAGGGACGATTCTAAATCAACTGCAATTGATGATGGTATTGTTGAGCATAACAGACCTGCTTCTTCCAGCTTGACAGATTCTTCGTACGGCTCCGGTTCAATCATGCACTGCAGTTCCTCGAGCTCCCAGAGCTTTGAGGAAGGAAAGCATCCTAAAGAAAGAACGAGCTCACATGAAAGTGGGTCTAAAGTTACCGTGAAAGCGACCTACAAAGACGACACGATACGTTTCAAGTTTGAGCCTTCCACTGGGTGTTTCCAACTTTACGAAGAAGTGTCCAAGAGATTCAAGTTGCAAAGTGGGACATTCCAGCTCAAGTACTTGGACGATGAGGACGAATGGGTGATGCTGGTTAGCGATTCGGATTTGCAGGAATGCCTTGAGATTATGGAATATGTCGGTACACGAAGTGTCAAGTTTCTGGTTCGCGATGTGCCTGCTGCAATGGGCAGCTCTGGCAGTAGCAATTGCTTCCTGGCAGGATGCTCCTAA